A window of Magallana gigas chromosome 8, xbMagGiga1.1, whole genome shotgun sequence genomic DNA:
GCGTGAGCTGAACATGGAGGGGAACCAGCTGCCGGCCATGCCGTGTGGAGCCCTGCTCCTGGACCTGTTCTACCTCAACGTCAAGAACAACTTCATGCACCCGCTCTTTTGGAAGGAGCACACACAGAACCAACCACAGGTATTGTATTGTTTCAGTTCTTGCTTCACCTTAAATCTGAGCCGTAAAAAAGCTCTGAATAAACTtgtgtcattattttttctccTTTGCTCTCTTGTGTTCCCTTGAATTCTCTCCCTTGTACAGACAATTATTTGCTGTTTACAAGTGATCTAACTAACTGTCATCAAGACACATAATTCTGTTTTATGCACATGTAACATAGCTGacgtacattacatgtactgtaatataattatttcattaaatccaTTGGTTTAGCCATTGGTTAATGTGATGTGTTTGCTTTGTATTTCAGCGTTTAATTGACATGTGTGCCTTGACTTTGGTGGAAGGGGAAGTTATCGATGACAAGGATGTCCTTCCAGAGTCTGTTAAAAAAGTCTTGGCAAAGTAAGTTATTCTTAGTAATAGCCGACAAATGTATTTCAACAATGCTTACAATTTACTTTATCTTTTGTCTGTATTGAGAGCTGTATATTGCTGTAACAGTAATTATAATTATCCTGAAACTTGAGTGAGTATGAGTTAATTTCTGATAAAATCTTTTTACAGTCGGTCGGTGTGCGATTGTTGCCATGGTGCTCTGTTTGGCCCAGGTCTCCGAATTATTCGTCCAGTCAGTAAACTCCATGGAATTAAAAACCTACCGTTCCTCTTTCGGGCATGCTCACCAAGCTGTTTACAGGTCTTCAAACACAGTAAGGACACATTGTCTGAGATCCTATATGGAGTGAAGTCTACTCCTAGAGGcgaagaggaggaggaggaagaggagtaaagggagataattcttAAAGATAAATGTCTCCAAAGGTAGACAACTCAAGTGGATGCTGCTGATTGAGAGACCTAAGGCGCTGTTATAATCGAGGTCggaaggaaataaaaaatgaaaaaaaagacaagGAATACCTATAAGTTAATTATTGACCATGCTGTCCTAGGgtggaaataaattaaaacttacatatttctttttgtgcAGTTTTGTGCATTGCTGTTTGAAATGAATTGTTGAATATATAGGCTGTTATATGttacaataataaaaacatcTAAGACAATGAAGATGGTTtcttagagagagagagagagagagagagagagagagaattaaatTAAGAGAGCTAGAGAGCTGCTCATGTCATTGTCTGTCTAACTGGTATCCAACCGCACCACTACCAGAGTCGTCTATTGCAACACTGTCTTTGAGGTGAATAGCTTGTTACTTGTACCATAGACATTAGTACAGGTGCTATGaacaaacaatattatataaattgtatACAGGAAAATTTCCAAGTAAGGATCAAGACTGAAAGATGATTACTTTTGTTTTCTAGGAAAGGGGTCCTttggcattttttttacttGGGGGGACTTTACCATGTGGATTTGATTCATCAACATTTTTggaggggggttgggggggAGGGAGTGCACtggaccccccctcccccccttgATCCGTTCACGCATATGAGGTTACCGTAATTTCTAGTGCAATATAGATGAATACGATAATTTTATATGAagttaattaaaaacattcttaaATATCTTAATAGTTAAAAACATTGAGTTTTTATCTTCCCAGAGTCGGGCATTGAGAATAGTTTTATGAATGAGTTAATGTGTAATCACCTCACCGGAAGTACCAAGAATGGCTGCTTGTTTTTGCTGTTTTCGCTGTTGTTGGGATGGAACCGGCTTCAGCTCGGGACACATACCCTTAAAAGAAATTCCAACCGTAAAATTAGATGCGTCACTTATGGGTATCTACTTTTAACCATCCAATTCTTGCtgtatgttgaaaaaaaattaagaatatcaATGTGCAAATGTTCAACATTTTGTAGGCAATGATGTCGTAATTGTGAAGAATGGGCGTAGAATCTGTGGAACAGGAGCAGCTCTTTCCAATGCGCCAATTGCGCAGGATAAAGCATATTTTGAAGTAAAAGTACAAAGCACCGGTAGGTTTTTAGGGGGGTCGATACGTGTCATCAACAGCTGACCAAGTCATAAAAAAAGTTACCTTTGGCTTTGATGAACAAATCTCTACGAGGGAAGATATTTCTGGTATCAAAAGACctaagaatttaaatttttaaatgttattaagtATGTTGAGTAgttaatataaaacatattgTATTCCCTTTTCTTTGTGACGGCCAGAACGGTTcaaataccggcgccagatagctcagttggtagagcacctgactagagattcagaaaGCCCGGGTACAaaacccggtctggtccgtcattatttctcccatccgtTATATTTGGTGCcatgaccaacccctggaactgacaggtgaactcctaccaggggaagagcctgggGTTATCTTGGGgatgaagatcatttaagggggaaggattgtgacggtcagaccggttcgaatactggcgccagatagctcagttggtagagcacctgactagggattcagggggcccaggttcgaaacccggtctggtccgtcattatttctcccatcccgttacatatTTTTGTACTTGACACTATTAAGGTTCAGCTCAACATTGATTTTATGATATCCAATTAACATATATAACATGTTTAGTATATATCCACCTAATATGAACTCTTAGTGATATTATTTGTACTGGCATGCGACCAGTTCTGGCCGGGTCCCATTTTTGTGCATTGTTTCGGGGgttttttcgtatataattttatgtgctGATAAAATGACATAACAGTGCATTGGCAAGAAATGGTACTCAGCAAGAACTGGTTGCAGGCCATTAAGTCTGGAAAAATCTTGTATTAAAGGTGTATGGGGAGTTGGACTAGCCTCAAGAAGGTGTAATGTGAATGAAGTACCTCTCGGAGAGAACACAGAATCCTGGGTAGTTAGGCAGGATGGAGCAATGTATCATGACAAGCAGCAAAAGGGCAAGCTGCCAGAAGTTCCTCAGGAAGGGGATGTACTGGTAAGATCTGTCATACATGTAGGGGTGTACTAGTAAGATACGCCATACATGTAGAGGACGTATGGTTAGATACATCATACATTATGGGATGTTCTGGTAAGATCTGTCGTACATGCAGACCTTCCATCAAAATGTGTATGGTAAGTATGATTTCCATCAGCACATCTAGTGGTACATATAGAAGTCCCACAAAAAGGGGATGTATATGTTCAAGACCTGTGGACATGtcattatttttgattgaagaTTTTATTGGTATTATTTTTAAGGCCCTGCTGTGCAAGCGCCCTATAATTATCGGTCTGTCCATTCGTCTGTCCATTCGAGATCACTTGTCAAGGGGACATCTTCCCATCTTGGCCCAAACTTTACCTacagagtgcctttgggtaaatgttatgcagtgaccttgaccaGGTTTCTAATTCTAAGGttaaggtcaaagcagaattagccaaaaatccttgtctggatCTTATATTCTCTCCCCTTGGTTAAATCTGGCGTGTACTTCACCCACATAGTGTCATTAGTCagagggtgtgcagtgaccttgagtGACATTTCTAGGtcaagagtcaaggtcataccagtccatgcaaaaaaaaaaaatcacagcatATTTACTCTCCCTTAAGCCctatctggctcatacttcacttaAACAGAGCCTCTGGGTAAAGGGTGTGCAATGACTTTTAACCAAGTTTCAATGTCAAatgttaaggtcatagcagatctcttAGATATCCAGTATAGGACTTCAAATTAATTCTCATTGGCTTAATCTTGCTCATATTTAACCCCAAGAAAACCTGATCGTAAGAAGTAATGAGCTTGACTTAAAGTTCTATGCCAACCTAGAATTTCGAAGTCATAGGTCAATGTCAAAGCAAAATCCTCCGAAATATATTAATGCTTTTATCCTGTTTTTCCATTATTAGAGCAAGACGCTTTGAGATGGTAACTATCTCAATGATGTCTAGTTTTAGTTTAATGTATTGTTGTGTTTTGCAGGGTTTAACCTATGACCATGTACAACTGAACTTCTACCTGAATGGGAAACCTCTGCCCTGTCCATTCACAGGGATGAAGGGGACTCTGTATCCCGTGTTTTATGGTATTCCAAAGTATTAAACTTGTTATGTATACAAAGCTTCAATGCATGAACAAAAAGtagatttaaacaaataaaatgaaaaagtaacatacatgtacctctcTGTATGTACTACCAGCaatacaatacatatttaaacacaaagaggaaaaaaatgcttttaaatacaaatgtatttgcCATTCATCTAAAATTCCATTCTCAACCCTTCCCGACATAACTTACCCGCTTGTCTTGTTCCAGTGGATGAGGGGGCTGTGATGGATGTCCAGTTTGACAAATTCTACCACCATCCTCCTGACGGATTCGACAGCATCATGATAGAACAGTCCTTGTTGTGATTATACGTTTGTCTTGTTGACAGACTGAGAAAGTTGTGCTTGTAAGGCATGGACAATTACAAGGTTTTTTGTTGGACAGATATATAGAGGAGGTTGTAATCTTAATCACTGTGTAATTATGTGTCATCACCAGGAAAAGGGTGATATTACCAGCCATAGatgacattgtacatgtatatgtattgtgtCTCACTGTATATAATCCATGATTGTATAGGCCAAATGTCTACCAGGCCAgagaaacaaatacatgtacttcctacACCTGAGTTAAATGACACATGCCATCCTAGTACAGTTTGACTGTTTTTAGGACCATTCCTTTTGACAATGTGATAACAAGATCATGGaattattgaacatttttctgTGTATGTACAAAAGTGCAATATATGACGAGTGTTTGTAGGCTTGATCCTTGTACGATTTCTTTTTTGAGGACACATGTACTATCGTTCTGCTTTggttacatatattttgtatattttaagaaCATTATGCTTCggaacaaaacaatatttttatgtgGTTTTTGTTTTATCCTGCAACTGCCCCTTGCATTGACCAAATAAAGGTAATCCAATAACCAAAGTTATATTCAGTCAATGCCCCAATATATTCTCGTGCATTTATTCGACATACAAATGCATTGTGACGTCTTTCTTGCTTTGTTTATGCCATGGCATCAACTGCAGATATGCATAGAAATTTATCGAAAAAAGCTTGTTTGAGGCATAAAATGTGATTTTATGTTGcaggataaacaaaatacatatatctgtcatgaaatataagcaatatttgggCAAGGGAGAATTGTTGTAAAGGTAGATAACTCTGTCAGAGACCAAGCATTTTCACACTGTTGAGCAGGATTAGAACTCTGAATCAGACATACTTCCACCTCTTCATGTCTGTTTTAGTTATGTGTATTTGTTAATTGTGGCATGCTGAGTTTGCAGGGCAGCAAACAAagacaaaatatataattcatgTTCTTTAAACATCATTTCATATCATCAAATCATCTTTTGCGTTACATAGTATATCACTATATGCATCAAGTGTATTCCTTTTGGTTAAGATAAATGATATTCCAGAGCCCAAGCAGTTTAGTTTATTTAAGTTCTTTTGTGACCCTTATatccttaattttaaaacacatattGGGAAATGACCTATGTTTTATTTGGCTTCTTTGAAGAAACATTGTAAACCTGGTAATGGTCAGAATCTGTTTGAAATCTGGCAAAACATTAAAACCACATATTGTAAACGCATTATATTTACTGGCatattgttgaaattaaactgtaatatgaatttaATATCTGCCACATGAAGAGATAAGAATCATcaccatttttgtttgtttttatacttGTCTTGCATATAAACATCTGCTGTTTGATAGTCTTCAAcactatttaataaaataaatgcacaaTGCATAACACATCTTTTCTCATTCTTGTTTTTACTACAATCAATCAGTGTTATATCAAAGCACTGAGTTttgataataaatgattttcctTTATGTTCATCAACATAATTTGTTGCTATATCATTTTTACCtgggaatgaaaatgtgacatgcACAAACAACAATTCAAATACCAGTAGTTTACATAATTTAAtaacatacaatgtacaattCATGTACCATGACAAAACATCTTAACAATAAATCCATTTTACCGGTAATCActtttaatacttaaaaaaaaaataataatcaaatcattgtattaaaacaattaactgAAGAGGAGTCTTCCTACCATAGCAACACTCATTACTTCACagcattatttaaatttttagattaaaTTCAAATAACAAATCTGGTCAGTCAATACATTGTAAATGA
This region includes:
- the LOC105343459 gene encoding SPRY domain-containing protein 7: MAACFCCFRCCWDGTGFSSGHIPLKEIPTVKLDASLMGNDVVIVKNGRRICGTGAALSNAPIAQDKAYFEVKVQSTGVWGVGLASRRCNVNEVPLGENTESWVVRQDGAMYHDKQQKGKLPEVPQEGDVLGLTYDHVQLNFYLNGKPLPCPFTGMKGTLYPVFYVDEGAVMDVQFDKFYHHPPDGFDSIMIEQSLL